The Nitrospiria bacterium nucleotide sequence CGGAGTTCGGGCCGCCATCGAGTTAGGACGCCACGGTCGGGTGCTCATCGTCAACAAAGGAAATCCCGCCGAGAGCGCTTCGGAATTTGCCCAGGGCGGGATTGCGGTTGCGCTGGACCCGCAGGACAGCGTCAAGGCCCACAGGGCCGACACGCTCCGGGCGGGCAAGGGCCTCTGCCGCCTGGAAGCCGTCGAAATCCTGGTCAAAGAAGGGCCGGCCCGGGTCCGGGAACTGATCCGGTGGGGCGCCCGGTTTGACCGGCGGGGAAAGCGTTATGTCCTCGCCCGGGAGGCCGCCCATCGTTGCGCCCGAATTCTGCGGCGGGGGGACGCCACCGGAACCGAGATCATGAGGACCTTGCTGGCCAAGGCGAAACCGTTTCGAACCATCCGCTGGCTCCCGCGGCATTTTACGTCCGATCTGCTGACCGACCAGGGGCGGTGCGTTGGAGCCATCCTGTTATCCGAATCCGGCGATGTTCGTGTGATCGGGGCCAAGGCCGTGATGCTCGCTTCCGGCGGGGCCGGTCAGATTTATTCCCGAACCACCAATCCCCCTGTCGCGACGGGGGACGGAATGGCGATGGCTTACCGGGCCGGTTGTACCCTCGAAGATATGGAGTTCGTCCAGTTCCACCCGACCGCGCTCGCGCTCCCGAACGCCCCGGCCTTCTTGCTTACCGAAGCCCTGAGGGGGGAGGGGGCGATCCTTCGCAACGCCCGCGGCGAGGCCTTTATGAAGCGATACGATCCGGCCGGCGAACTGGCGACGCGAGACGTCGTCAGTCAGGCGATTTGGCAAGAGATGCACGCCAGCCAGGTCGATCATGTTTATCTGGATGTCACCCACTTGAAAGCCGGG carries:
- the nadB gene encoding L-aspartate oxidase, whose translation is MSPGPKVDRTIHVTDFLVIGSGIAGVRAAIELGRHGRVLIVNKGNPAESASEFAQGGIAVALDPQDSVKAHRADTLRAGKGLCRLEAVEILVKEGPARVRELIRWGARFDRRGKRYVLAREAAHRCARILRRGDATGTEIMRTLLAKAKPFRTIRWLPRHFTSDLLTDQGRCVGAILLSESGDVRVIGAKAVMLASGGAGQIYSRTTNPPVATGDGMAMAYRAGCTLEDMEFVQFHPTALALPNAPAFLLTEALRGEGAILRNARGEAFMKRYDPAGELATRDVVSQAIWQEMHASQVDHVYLDVTHLKAGYIHERFPTVSQTCLRYGLDITQTPIPVAPSAHFMIGGAKTTLSGATSLDGLYAAGEVSCSGVHGANRLASNSLLEGLVFGARAGEAMAGSARKGAVKSSEIQSVFEKNRPGCIGLQSVFPTSLETATARLKETMWNRVGIVRDHSSLTDALTVLEKWKSLTTAPVVSQQEGEFKNMVTVASMIVRAALLRKHSIGAHHRSDDPKPGTRSEPRHIAFRLSDRPQGDWV